A stretch of Physeter macrocephalus isolate SW-GA chromosome 8, ASM283717v5, whole genome shotgun sequence DNA encodes these proteins:
- the RPS23 gene encoding small ribosomal subunit protein uS12 yields MGKCRGLRTARKLRSHRRDQKWHDKQYKKAHLGTALKANPFGGASHAKGIVLEKVGVEAKQPNSAIRKCVRVQLIKNGKKITAFVPNDGCLNFIEENDEVLVAGFGRKGHAVGDIPGVRFKVVKVANVSLLALYKGKKERPRS; encoded by the exons ATGG GCAAGTGTCGCGGTCTTCGTACTGCCAGGAAGCTCCGTAGCCACCGACGAGACCAGAAGTGGCACGATAAGCAGTACAAGAAAGCCCATTTGGGCACAGCCCTGAAGGCCAACCCTTTTGGAGGTGCTTCTCATGCCAAGGGAATTGTGCTTGAAAAAGT AGGGGTTGAAGCCAAACAGCCAAATTCTGCCATCAGGAAGTGTGTCAGGGTTCAACTAATCAAGAATGGCAAAAAAATCACTGCCTTTGTACCCAATGATGgttgtttgaattttattgag GAAAATGATGAAGTTCTGGTTGCTGGATTTGGTCGCAAAGGTCATGCTGTTGGTGACATTCCTGGAGTCCGCTTTAAGGTTGTCAAAGTAGCCAATGTCTCTCTTTTGGCCTTATACAAAGGCAAGAAGGAAAGACCAAGATCATAA